The window TAGAACTTCTTCTTGAACCAATTCTTGAATGGCACTACGAATGATTTTCTTCGGTAATTTATAAAAGGATTTAACCATTTCTTCGTCAAATAAGACGATTCTATAGGCAAAGCGTTGTAATACAATCTTTAAGGCTTCTAGCATGGAATATTTTTCAATATTGGCATTTGGAAACATCTGGCCAAATATATACCAGCCTCTATCCCACTCATTATCATATTGATCTTCGTAGATTAAAAATGCTTTTTGTAATTGATGTAAAACAGGTGTAATTTCTTTAACCAATAGACCTGTCATTTCCTTCATTAACTGTATCGTTAGCGGTCCTTCTCTCTCAATAAGTTCAAGAAGCATCTGCTGTTTTGCATTAAGATTATTTATCGATTTTTTAAATAGAGAAGCAAATAATTCCAAGTCGTCTCGATCAATCCATCCTAAATTATTACCCTGAAATCTTCCTTTTAATAATTTTCTTTGTAATTGTCTTTGTCGATTATAGTCTATATCATTAAAGGACGTGCGAAAGGATAATGTTGGTGGTTCACCAAATCCTGACCAATACACATTTTGACCGGGACTTGTATCCTTATAGAGTTGGTCATAATCATTTATGCTTACTGACTTTGATAAATACTGTCTTTCCATCATCAATGCAATGATTTTTTTGCTATATTGCACATTATCCACTCCATTTCTCATTTTTTATCACTGTTTTCTTCATCTTACATCTACACCAAAAACGGGAATGCTACATACATATCATAAAGCGGTTACACTTGGCTATGATTCATGTATAAGCGTAAAGTTCCATCTTTTATGTTTGCATTGATTATAACATAACAAACATGACGCCTGTATGTCGTGTTTGAATCATTGATAATGTTTTTGATTAAATGCTGCTATTTCTTTAATGCGTTCAACCAAACAAACAGGTTCGTGTACAATCACTTTATCGCCAAAACTTAATATCCAACTCAGCATAAATTCAAAGTTGGTAAAATCCATTTCAAAATACAACATGCCATCATCACGTTTCGAATAACTTTCATGTCCATAATTCTCTACTAAAATATATTCAACACTTTTATCAAAAGATGCCCTCAGCATATAATGACACGGAAAGATATCGTTCATCTTTTTCACAATACTTTCCGTAATCCTTTTCGATTCAAAACCCTCATGGGTTAGCCTTAAGTCCCAGAACCGATTCATCTTATACATTCTAAAGTCATTTTTTTCGTCACAAAAAGCGTATAAATACCAGTTCTGCCATTTGTAAATGATTTTATAAGGCTCAACTTTTTTACATGATTTTCCTAACATACTATAATACAAAAAGCTTACTTTTTTAGATGATTTCACTGCCTTTTTAATTATCTCTATTTTTTTCGAAATACTTTCCGTATAAAAAGAGCCAAGTTCAATCTCAAAAATATCGTCATCATCAGAACAACCATGACGCAGTTTAGCTAAAATCCTACCTGTATCTCCTGTAAAATCAACACTACCAATTGCATTTAAGCCAGTTAATACCTTGGTTAACTCCTCTTTGCTTAACATAGCTTGGTCAAATTTATAACCCTCTTGAATGGATATACCACCTTGGTGCCCTTGTTGCGTAATAATGGGAACCCCTGCCATGCAAAGGGTTTCAATATCCCGATTGATAGTTCTTTTGGATACCTCAAAGTATTCCGCTAAATATGGGGCTGTTACCTTCTTCTCCCGCGATAATATAAGTAATATCCCCATGAGTCTATCTATTTTCATCCTAATCAGCTCCCTATTCTATTTAAGCTAAGCAGTTATATCCATCTGTCTTCCATAAGCCTTTTTTATAAGTAAGTCAAACTTCCAAAAATCAACCTATAAAAATTATATCATTAACCCATTAATTTTGTAATATAGTAAGTAATATTTACAAGCTAGAACGGCGTTTTTTATTGCTTAAGAGTGGCTAGACAGAGAAAAACCATATATCGTAATAATGAACAACTACAGCTTGCTGCCATTCCTTTAATCCAAATAAAAGCAACAAACGAACAAGCGTGTATTATCACGATATATGGTTTCTTATCATTTAATCTACTTAACCGAATCGTCCCAACAATATTTCTTATTATTTTTTAAGACTTCTAAATGACAATGCATACATAGACCATTATGACAACAGATATTCTCTTTACATTCAGGACAACGCCATTTATCCTCTTCTTTTTGTAAAAAATCTTTCATACCATGTTTTTGAATATATTCTAGGTTTTCAATCATGCTCATGTGATATTTGGTACGATATCTTTTGTCTAAAGCCCTAAGTCTGGTACAAGGGAAATCATCACACCTATAACAAAATTCTACAAGCCCTTTGCCTATCTTTTCACATTTATTTGCCATATGCAGACAATGTTGACCTCTGGGTCTACATCCAGGGCAGTAAGTGCGATGGAAGCCTTGCTTATTTATATCATTTTTCTGTGCCAGATAGGCTATACATAGTTCACAGTTCATGCCACAAGGTGCAATCATTTCCTTTTTCATTTTCTTCTCCTTCACAGCTTATAGTTAGAATGTGCTAAAGGGCCATTATTAGAAAATGCTTCAATTGTTGCTGTTGTTTCAAAGTGTCTACCTGTTACATGCTGAAAACGATTAATTTTTGCCATGTTATCATCTCTTTCCCTTTTATTTCTATTCTAACATGCTAAACATGACAACTCTCTGTCTTATTTAAAAAGAAGTAGTATAAAAAAACTCCAGTATAGAACTGAAGCTTTTATGCATACATTATTTATCATTTTCATATTTACGCTATTTTAGCCAAAACTCTTTTATAATACACTGCAAAAATAATGGACATAAGCAGTGCACTAGCAGGATAACATGCACCTAGCAACGTTAAGCTAGGCTTAATAGGTAAAACAAAATTCACCCACAATAGCCTGGTTCCTACCACACCAACAAGTGTTAATATCATGGGTATAAATGATTTGCCGAGACCTCTAAGTGCCTGAGAAAATACTTGTTGTGGGATGGTTAATAGGTACATGGGCATGATGACAAATATAAGGCTGATGCTGATGTTAGTCACGGCAATATCATTAGTAAATAATGAAAACAATGAATAACGTGTCAGCATAAACGCAACTATTACTGCAGCCACAATAACATAGCTGATTACCATAATTTGCTTTACCGATTGCTTAACCCTATGGAGCTTATCGGCACCATAATTCTGACCTACAAATGTGATCACGGTGTTTCCAAGGGATGTAACTAAAATATCAACGATGCTATCGACCCTCACATACACTGTCCAAGCAGCAACGGATACTGCTCCAAATGTGTTAACGGCACCTTGTACAACCATGTTGGATAAGCTAAACATCATACTTTGCAACCCTGCTGGAATGCCAATAGCCCCTATATCTCGCATGATTCTAAAGTCAATGTTCACTTTTTGTTTCATGCTTATATTGATTTCTTTCACAATAATTCTGGCTAGAATAATGGCACTGATAGTCTGTGAAATGACAGTGGCAAATGCAACGCCAAATACACCCATACGAAGAACGAGAGCAAATAGTATATCTAATACGATATTTAAAAAACTACAAAATATAAGTACATATAGTGGTCTTTTAGAATCCCCTAGGGCACGTAATATACCTGCAAAAGCATTGTAAAGAATGGAAAACACGATACCAAAAAGATAGGTTTTTAAATATGTATTCGATAAGTCCATTGTTTCTACTGGCGTCTGTAATAGATTCAAAAATCTATTAGAAAATACAATACCTATTGCCGATAATAGAATTCCCAAAACAGCAAACATGATCACGCCATTAAATGTGATACTTTTTAACATCTTAAAATCTTTTTTACCATAATATCTGGACACATATGCTGTGATACCCGAAGACACGCCGATAAAAAAATTAGTTATCATAACAATTAACTTGGACGCGGAACCACCAACAGCCGAAAGCTCTAATGTCCCAAGACCTTTACCTACAATAATGGCATCGACAATGGCATAGAGGTGCTGAAAAAATCCTCCGATTACGATAGGTATAAAAAATATAATGACTTGTTTCCATATAACTCCTTTTGTTACATCGATATTGTTTTTCATATGGTCTCCTATATGGGTATCACCGTATTAAGTAATTTTTTAGCGTATGCATCTGTGGATTTTGAAATGTCTTTTACATCTATGATTTCAGTTATTTTTCCTTTATATAAGAACATAATTTTATTACATAAATATGTGACGGATGTTAAATCATGGGTGATAAATATGTAGGTCAAGCTATATTTTTCTTGAATGGTTTTAGCAAATGCATATAGAGGTTGTTTACTTTAACCATTTAAAAACCTCCTAAGACATGTCGATACTGCTTCATAACGACTTTTGTTTTTTCAACAAG is drawn from Vallitalea pronyensis and contains these coding sequences:
- a CDS encoding DUF3795 domain-containing protein, with protein sequence MKKEMIAPCGMNCELCIAYLAQKNDINKQGFHRTYCPGCRPRGQHCLHMANKCEKIGKGLVEFCYRCDDFPCTRLRALDKRYRTKYHMSMIENLEYIQKHGMKDFLQKEEDKWRCPECKENICCHNGLCMHCHLEVLKNNKKYCWDDSVK
- a CDS encoding MATE family efflux transporter codes for the protein MKNNIDVTKGVIWKQVIIFFIPIVIGGFFQHLYAIVDAIIVGKGLGTLELSAVGGSASKLIVMITNFFIGVSSGITAYVSRYYGKKDFKMLKSITFNGVIMFAVLGILLSAIGIVFSNRFLNLLQTPVETMDLSNTYLKTYLFGIVFSILYNAFAGILRALGDSKRPLYVLIFCSFLNIVLDILFALVLRMGVFGVAFATVISQTISAIILARIIVKEINISMKQKVNIDFRIMRDIGAIGIPAGLQSMMFSLSNMVVQGAVNTFGAVSVAAWTVYVRVDSIVDILVTSLGNTVITFVGQNYGADKLHRVKQSVKQIMVISYVIVAAVIVAFMLTRYSLFSLFTNDIAVTNISISLIFVIMPMYLLTIPQQVFSQALRGLGKSFIPMILTLVGVVGTRLLWVNFVLPIKPSLTLLGACYPASALLMSIIFAVYYKRVLAKIA
- a CDS encoding helix-turn-helix transcriptional regulator; translated protein: MKIDRLMGILLILSREKKVTAPYLAEYFEVSKRTINRDIETLCMAGVPIITQQGHQGGISIQEGYKFDQAMLSKEELTKVLTGLNAIGSVDFTGDTGRILAKLRHGCSDDDDIFEIELGSFYTESISKKIEIIKKAVKSSKKVSFLYYSMLGKSCKKVEPYKIIYKWQNWYLYAFCDEKNDFRMYKMNRFWDLRLTHEGFESKRITESIVKKMNDIFPCHYMLRASFDKSVEYILVENYGHESYSKRDDGMLYFEMDFTNFEFMLSWILSFGDKVIVHEPVCLVERIKEIAAFNQKHYQ